A window of the Brassica napus cultivar Da-Ae chromosome C5, Da-Ae, whole genome shotgun sequence genome harbors these coding sequences:
- the BNACNNG10920D gene encoding uncharacterized protein BNACNNG10920D, translating into MDLQPEELQFLTIPQLLQESISIKKRSPRTFYLITLSLIFPLSFAILAHSLFTQPLLAKLDSSDPPNSDRSRHDWTKLLIFQFSYLIFLFAFSLLSTAAVVFTVASLYTGKPVSFSSTISAIPKVFKRLLITFLWVALLMFAYNAVFFVFLVILFVALDMNSVGLAVIAGLLIAVLYFGVHVYFTALWHLGSVISVLEPVYGLAAMRKAYELLKGKVKMATGLVFVYLLLCALIGITFGSIVVHGGGKYGTLTRTLVGGLLVGVLVVVNLVGLLVQSVFYYVCKSYHHQTIDKTALYDHLGGYLGDYVPLKSNIQLENLDI; encoded by the coding sequence ATGGATCTCCAGCCAGAAGAGCTCCAGTTCTTGACGATTCCTCAACTCCTTCAAGAATCCATCTCAATCAAGAAACGATCTCCAAGAACCTTCTACCTCATCACCCTCTCCCTAATCTTCCCTCTCTCCTTCGCCATCCTCGCTCACTCCCTCTTCACCCAGCCGCTGCTCGCCAAGCTCGACTCCTCCGACCCTCCTAACTCGGATCGTTCTCGTCACGACTGGACCAAGCTCCTGATCTTCCAGTTCAGCTACCTCATCTTCCTCTTCGCCTTCTCTCTCCTCTCGACCGCCGCCGTGGTCTTCACCGTTGCCTCTCTCTACACCGGGAAGCCAGTCTCCTTCTCCTCCACCATCTCCGCCATCCCCAAAGTCTTTAAACGACTCTTGATCACTTTCCTCTGGGTCGCTCTCTTGATGTTCGCTTACAACGCGGTCTTCTTTGTCTTCCTAGTGATCCTCTTCGTAGCTCTCGACATGAACAGTGTAGGCTTAGCGGTTATCGCCGGACTGTTGATCGCTGTTCTGTACTTCGGTGTTCATGTCTATTTCACTGCGTTATGGCATTTAGGCAGCGTGATCTCGGTTCTTGAGCCGGTTTATGGACTTGCAGCCATGAGAAAAGCTTATGAGCTTCTCAAAGGGAAGGTTAAGATGGCTACCGGGTTGGTCTTTGTTTACCTTTTGCTCTGTGCGTTGATTGGGATTACTTTCGGGTCGATTGTGGTTCACGGTGGAGGAAAGTATGGGACTTTGACTAGGACTCTGGTTGGTGGTTTGCTTGTTGGTGTTCTTGTGGTGGTGAATCTTGTGGGTTTGTTGGTTCAGAGTGTGTTTTATTATGTTTGCAAGAGTTATCATCACCAGACGATTGATAAGACAGCTTTGTATGATCATCTTGGTGGGTATCTTGGTGATTATGTGCCTCTTAAGAGCAACATTCAGTTGGAGAATTTAGACATTTGA